In the Actinomycetota bacterium genome, GGCGAGGCCGCCAACTGGGTCAGCAACCTCCCGGTCTGGGCCAGCGTCGCCTACGGCCTGTTCGTGATCGGCTACTACGTGCTGCTGGAAGGCTACCTGGGCCAGACCGTCGGCAAGCTGGCCACCGGCATCAAGGTCGTCAGCGAAGCCACCGGCGCCACCCCTGGGATCGCCGCCGCCGCCATCCGCACGCTGCTGCGGCTCATCGACGGCCTGTTCAGCTACGCCGTGGCGTTCGTCACCGTGCTGGTGTCGGGCAAGCGGCAGCGGCTGGGCGACATGGCGGCCCGCACCCTTGTGGTCCGCGTCTAGCCGAAAGGAGGGCTGGCAACACCGCAACCGGCTGATCGGCCTGCACCGGCGGTCGGCGGCCCACCGTCCAGGGCCTGCCCGGCCGCCGGCGGCACCCGGGGCGCAGACGCCCGATGAGGAAGGGGCCAACGATGGCCCAGCTCACCCAGACACCACCACTCCTTGAGCGGGACGAGGCACACCCACGCCGACGCCAGGGGACGTTCTGGACGGCCCTGGCCGCCGTCGCCGTCGTGCTCGACCTGCTCATCCCGACCATCGTCGTCCTCGCCCTGGCCGGTCTCTCCTGGCCCTGCGCCGGGAAGGACCCGCCACCCTGGAGTTCCGGCGCACCCCCCACCCCTGGCCCATGGCCACCGTGGTGTTCGGCCTGGTGGTGGGGTGGCAGCTGCTGACCTTCGGGCTGGGTAAGCCGGTCCTCAACCACCTGGCCGGGGCCACCGAGGACCTCAGCCAGTTCGCCGAC is a window encoding:
- a CDS encoding RDD family protein, which translates into the protein MLPELVRRARPAVLVVARKEQQMTTAPQTYGSGTVMPAETIHVTGRRVVATLIDGLIFGIAYWLLALAFGDLRTEGEAANWVSNLPVWASVAYGLFVIGYYVLLEGYLGQTVGKLATGIKVVSEATGATPGIAAAAIRTLLRLIDGLFSYAVAFVTVLVSGKRQRLGDMAARTLVVRV